The proteins below come from a single Carassius carassius chromosome 11, fCarCar2.1, whole genome shotgun sequence genomic window:
- the LOC132153052 gene encoding NADP-dependent malic enzyme, mitochondrial-like produces the protein MNSLSGKSVLALCRVFSSPLSLSPAIVGAVRVCHSGGNSKCTVFTKKRGYDITRNPHLNKGMAFTLEERLQLGIHGLLPPCFLSQDVQVLRVMKSYETRSNPLDKYILLMTLQDRNEKLFYRVLTSDIEEFMPIVYTPTVGLACQQYGLAFRRPRGLFITIHDKGHIAGMLNSWPEENIKAIVVTDGERILGLGDLGSYGMGIPVGKLALYTACGGVPPQQCLPVLLDVGTDNQTLLDDPLYIGLKHKRVRGKEYDDLIEEFMQAVTDKYGMNCLIQFEDFANSNAFRILNKYRNHYCTFNDDIQGTASVAVAGVLAALKITKNKLSDHKFVFQGAGEAALGIAHLLIMAMAKEGVPHAEAVKRIWMVDSKGLIVKGRSHLNHEKEEFAHDHPQIKTLEEVVETIKPTAIIGVAAIGGAFTEKIIKKMATYNERPIIFALSNPTSKAECTAEQCYTLTEGRGIFASGSPFKKVTLADGRSFYPGQGNNAYVFPGVALGVIACGVRYISDDIFLTTAEAISDMVTEEHLAEGRLYPPLNTIREVSFKIAVKIVDHAYKQGIASWYPEPKDKEAFILSQVYNSDYDSFTLDSYSWPKDAMTVQNV, from the exons ATGAACTCTCTCTCGGGTAAGAGTGTGCTGGCGCTGTGCAGGGTTTTCTCCAGTCCCCTGTCTCTTTCTCCTGCTATAGTAGGTGCAGTGAGGGTCTGTCACTCAGGCGGGAACTCCAAGTGCACCGTATTCACCAAAAAACGAGGCTATGATATCACCAGGAACCCCCACTTGAACAAA GGCATGGCGTTCACCCTGGAGGAGAGGTTACAGCTGGGTATCCACGGCCTGCTGCCTCCCTGTTTCCTCTCTCAGGATGTCCAAGTGCTTCGGGTCATGAAGAGCTACGAGACACGCAGTAACCCTCTTGACAA ATACATTTTGCTGATGACCCTGCAAGACAGAAATGAGAAGCTTTTCTATCGTGTGTTAACCTCTGACATAGAGGAATTCATGCCTATTGTCTACACCCCTACTGTGGGCCTGGCCTGTCAACAGTATGGCCTTGCTTTCAGAAGACCAAG AGGGCTGTTTATCACTATCCATGACAAGGGGCATATTGCCGGCATGCTGAACTCATGGCCGGAGGAAAACATTAAG GCCATAGTGGTGACGGATGGAGAACGAATCCTGGGATTAGGAGACCTGGGCAGCTATGGAATGGGGATCCCAGTGGGCAAACTAGCCCTGTATACAGCATGTGGAGGAGtgccacctcagcagtgcctGCCTGTGCTGTTAGATGTGGGCACTGATAATCAG accCTCTTAGATGACCCCTTGTACATTGGCTTAAAGCACAAAAGAGTGAGGGGCAAAGAATATGATGACCTCATTGAAGAGTTCATGCAAGCTGTCACAGACAA gTATGGGATGAATTGCCTAATTCAGTTTGAGGATTTTGCCAACAGCAATGCCTTTCGTATTCTCAATAAATACCGCAACCATTATTGCACCTTTAATGATGATATCCAGG GCACAGCTTCTGTTGCTGTTGCTGGGGTCCTTGCTGCTCTTAAGATTACAAAGAATAAGCTGTCTGACCACAAGTTCGTATTTCAGGGAGCAGGAGAG GCCGCCTTGGGCATTGCTCACTTATTGATAATGGCCATGGCCAAGGAAGGTGTACCTCATGCTGAGGCTGTCAAGAGGATTTGGATGGTGGATTCTAAAGGCCTAATTGTCAAG GGCAGAAGTCATCTGAACCATGAGAAGGAAGAATTTGCCCATGATCATCCACAAATAAAGACTCTAGAGGAAGTGGTGGAAACCATCAAGCCCACAGCTATCATTG GTGTGGCTGCTATAGGTGGTGCTTTCACTGAGAAGATCATCAAGAAAATGGCTACTTACAACGAACGCCCGATTATTTTTGCCCTCAGCAATCCCACAAGCAAAGCTGAGTGCACAGCAGAGCAGTGTTACACACTCACTGAG GGAAGGGGCATATTTGCCAGCGGAAGCCCCTTTAAGAAAGTCACTTTAGCAGATGGTCGTAGCTTCTACCCTGGCCAGGGAAACAATGCTTATGTGTTCCCCGGAGTAGCACTGGGAGTCATTGCCTGTGGTGTTCGCTACATCTCGGATGACATTTTTCTTACTACAGCAGAG GCCATTTCTGACATGGTTACTGAGGAGCATCTGGCTGAGGGCAGACTGTACCCCCCTCTGAACACCATCAGAGAAGTATCCTTCAAAATTGCTGTTAAG ATTGTGGACCATGCCTACAAACAGGGCATTGCCTCCTGGTACCCTGAACCCAAAGATAAAGAGGCCTTTATTTTATCCCAAGTCTATAACTCTGACTATGACTCCTTCACTCTGGATTCATACAGCTGGCCCAAGGATGCCATGACAGTTCAGAACGTGTAG
- the LOC132153053 gene encoding immunoglobulin-like domain-containing receptor 1, whose amino-acid sequence MKEGLQLKVLALVLCVFPTELLSIQVTVPQTERNTMLFASVTLRCDYSTSVNQQNVLVTWRYKSFCLDPVLDYYSAAYQAALGLKQDPANDCPDSQRTVRIVIQKRGPNEAILGTEYRNRKIYIQNSADLVINEVMWWDNGMYFCSIDAAGDVVGDSDKEIRLIVYHWLTVLLIILGGLLLIILMCICCCQCCPQNCCCYVRCPCCPRTCCCPEEAVMRHKMMREAQKAMVPWLHGQPIYAPIGSNAYSQANPLLYSGSFSEPSSKHNFPMAQMAIPPSQPVPQMVPPHGYHSSGSINGSVHGKNQMLDFLENQVRGMDMAAPMLQPQHHYMAVPLQRLPHQYAAQQPQYVTPPPQPIPQAALSARPPSMLSALDEMGVQGVERRVIQLPPIMGRAKQSSRRTNDGGRHRQSNHSSGSSNRNGHHRDDSWREPSSSRRVTQLQRSYSDESDWDDRRGGRGSAGRRGGSGSDGSRPRVRSKGELLEELEHAMNHRDRRYSPPPRRGSWSSDEEDSYRKGKRSQGRLSEKPPAYTSIDILPGNSRRSDHISEKSSRSGTSVVI is encoded by the exons ATGAAAGAAGGACTGCAGCTCAAGGTGCTTGCGCTCGTGCTCTGCGTATTTCCAACAG AGCTGTTGTCTATCCAGGTCACGGTTCCACAAACAGAGAGAAACACTATGTTGTTTGCTTCTGTCACTCTGCGATGTGACTATTCCACTTCTGTAAATCAACAAAATGTTCTGGTCACATGGCGATACAAGTCCTTCTGTTTGGATCCAGTGCTGGACTATTACTCAGCTG catATCAAGCAGCTCTGGGTCTGAAACAAGACCCAGCCAATGACTGTCCAGACAGTCAGCGCACTGTCCGCATAGTGATTCAGAAGAGAGGCCCCAATGAAGCAATACTGGGGACAGAATATAGAAATCGCAAGATATACATACAAAACA GTGCTGACCTGGTTATTAATGAGGTCATGTGGTGGGACAACGGCATGTATTTCTGCTCCATAGACGCAGCTGGTGATGTCGTGGGAGACTCTGACAAAGAAATCAGACTCATTGTATATC ACTGGCTGACAGTGCTGCTCATCATCCTCGGTGGATTACTCCTCATCATACTGATGTGTATCTGCTGCTGCCAGTGCTGTCCTCAGAACTGCTGCTGCTATGTCCGTTGTCCCTGCTGTCCTCGCACTTGCTGCTGCCCAGAAGAAG CGGTGATGCGCCACAAAATGATGCGTGAAGCTCAAAAAGCAATGGTACCATGGCTCCATGGCCAGCCCATCTATGCCCCCATTGGCTCAAATGCATATTCTCAAGCAAACCCTTTACTATATTCAG GGTCTTTTTCTGAACCTTCATCCAAACACAACTTTCCCATGGCCCAAATGGCCATTCCTCCTTCTCAGCCTGTCCCGCAAATGGTACCTCCCCATGGATATCATTCCAGTGGCAGCATAAATGGAAGTGTACATGGTAAAAACCAGATGTTAGATTTTCTGGAGAACCAAGTTAGAGGAATGGATATGGCTGCCCCAATGCTTCAGCCTCAACATCACTACATGGCAGTCCCCCTCCAAAGACTTCCTCATCAATATGCAGCCCAACAACCCCAGTATGTAACTCCACCACCTCAACCCATACCCCAAGCTGCTTTATCAGCCAGGCCTCCCAGCATGCTCTCAGCCCTGGACGAGATGGGTGTCCAAGGTGTGGAGCGCAGGGTCATCCAGCTGCCTCCCATCATGGGCCGAGCAAAACAGAGCTCTCGGCGGACCAATGATGGTGGAAGACACCGGCAGTCTAATCATTCCAGTGGTAGCTCTAACCGAAATGGCCATCATCGTGATGATTCCTGGAGGGAGCCGTCATCTTCACGAAGAGTGACTCAGCTACAGCGTAGCTACAGTGATGAGTCGGACTGGGATGACAGGCGTGGAGGCCGAGGTTCAGCAGGACGCAGGGGTGGTTCAGGTTCGGATGGGTCTCGTCCACGTGTTCGCAGTAAAGGGGAGCTTCTGGAGGAGTTGGAGCATGCAATGAACCACAGAGACAGGAGATATTCACCTCCTCCGCGTCGAGGCTCCTGGAGTTCAGACGAGGAGGACAGTTATAGAAAGGGGAAGCGATCTCAAGGGAGATTGTCTGAGAAACCACCAGCTTATACTTCCATTGACATTTTACCTGGCAACAGCAGGAGGAGTGACCACATCTCA GAGAAGAGCTCTCGCAGTGGCACAAGCGTTGTGATCTGA